The region TGATTCAGTTTAAAGAAAAAGCGGTTAAACAGGGAGAAAATGTCAGTGTTGGATTATTAGATTATCCCATATTAATGGCTGCTGATATACTTTTATATAATGCAGATCGTGTCCCTGTGGGTGAAGATCAAAAACAACATTTAGAATTAACCAGAGATATTGCTGCTCGTTTTAACGATCAATTTGCCACCCGACAAAAGCCTGTTTTAAAGATACCTGAACCTTTAATTCGTAGTGAAGGAGCTAGAGTAATGAGTTTAACAGATGGCACTCGTAAAATGTCAAAATCTGACCCTTCTGATCTAAGTAGAATTAACTTATTAGATCCCCCTGAATTAATCGATAAAAAGATTAAGCGGTGTAAAACTGATCCCGTTCGTGGTTTAGAATTTGACAATAAAGATCGACCAGAATGTAACAATTTATTGAGTTTATATGGTTTACTTGCAGGTAAGACAAAACAAGAAGTTACCTTAGAGTGTCAAGAGATGGGGTGGGGACAATTTAAACCTTTACTCAGTGAAACAACGGTTGAAGCTCTTAAACCTATTCGGCTAAAATATCAAGAAATCATGGATAATAAAGATTACTTAGATAAGGTGTTGCGAGAGGGGAAAGAAAAAGCCCAAACCGTTGCTAATCATACCCTAAGTGAAGTCAAAAAAGCATTAGGTTATTTACCTTCTCTATAAAACTGTAAATCACAATTATCCCCAAAAGTCAAGTTACTCATTCATTTTGTTATCAATCTTATGATTAATCGTTTTCGTCAAGCTGTTCAAAATAAAGAATTTCTGATCACCGCAGAAATTACTCCACCGAAAGGAGGAAACCCTACCCGAATGTTAGACATGGCTAAAGGTCTTAAAAACAGGGTTCATGCTGTTAATATTACTGATGGGAGTCGGGCTGTTTTACGAATGTCTTCCGTGGCGGCTTCTGCTTTATTGTTACAATACGAAATAGAACCTATTTGTCAAGTAGCTTGCCGCGATCGCAATGTAATTGGTTTACAATCAGATTTAATGGGAGCTTATGGGTTAGGATTGCGTAATGTTTTGGCCTTAACTGGAGATCCGATCAAAGCGGGAGATCATCAAAAAGCCAGGGCCGTTTTTGAGTTAGAATCAGTTAGATTGCTCAAATTAATTGATAATTTGAATCGGGGAGTAGATTTTAATAATAAACATCTTCCTGATGATGCTTTAGATTTATTTGCCGGTGCTGCTGTTGATCCTCAGTCTCCGAGTTGGTCAGGTTTACAACGAAGATTTGATGCAAAATTGGCTGCAGGGGCGCAATTTTTTCAGAGTCAATTGATTACTGATTTCGACAAATTAGATAAGTTTATGCACCAATTGGCAGCGAAAACAGATAAGCCAATTTTAGCAGGAATTTTCTTATTAAAATCGGCCAAAAATGCTAAATTTATTAATAATAATGTGCCAGGAGTTGCCATTCCTGACAGTATTATTCAACGGTTAGCTGATGCGTCAGACCCTTTACAAGAAGGGGTTAAAATTGCAGCAGAACAGGTAAAATTAGCCCAACAATTGTGTCAAGGGGTTCACATGATGGCTATTAAACGAGAAGATTTAATTCCTCAAATTCTTGATTTAGCAGGCATTTTTCCGATTTAATACTATAGTAGGTTGGGTTGAGGAACGAAATCCAACAAATTACCCCCAATACACAAAATTAATAGCTTAACTCTTAAGAGTTAAGCTAAATAAACAAAGATTGCCTACGCAATCTAGAATTTAGATAAGTAGGTAGACAAAATTAATTACATAAAATTTGGGTTCTAGGGGACAAATTATGCTAAACTAATAATTAATAAAAGGATAAAGCCTTATCCTAATAGAAACAAAGTCCGCGAAGGTGGACTCAATTGTCGGTTGCGTAGGCAACTTTGGTTTGTATAGCTTAACTCTTGAGAGTTAAAGTCTATTATTTGTGATAATTTAGCATAACTTATCCGGTAGAACCAATATTTTATACAACAATTGACAATGAACAATGGACAATTGACAATTACCTCTACCTAAAAAGTAAAGAGAGAAATAAGGGAAATTTTTTTTGATTTCTCCCCTTTAAAGAGGAGGTTTTAAACCAAATTAACCAATTGTCAATTGTCCATTGATAACTTTGACAGACTGTCTTTTGACGGTTCGTTTATCTTTATCGTAGAATAAAAGTCCATCAAGCAGACCTATTCATAAACTGATGGCAAGCGAGTTGAAACCTAATAAATTTATTTCTATGCAACAAACAGGGGTTTGTGATCAAAAGAAACCAAAATTGATTTCTATTGGTATTACCCCGACAGGTTATATTGCTATTGGGGTGACACCGATGGGGATTATTGCTATTGGCATTGTGCCAATGGGAATTATTTCTTTTGGGGCAGTTGCCATGGGAACTATTGCCACAGGGGTAGTGAGTATGGGAATTGCTGCTTTTGGGGTAGAAACTATGTCTTTATTGAATTTAGGACAATGGCAAGTCGGCCCCGTACAATTGAAGTCAGAACCCCATAATCATCATCATCCGACACAAAAAGATTCAACTTCGGATATGCCGGGAATGCACCATTAGTAGTAAAGTTTGTGCTTTATTCATTTTTCTTTCTGGCCCTTAAGAATAAATTGTCGTACAAATTTTTAGCTTGTAACGGGCAAGATGCCCATTCCACAATTATAATGACCGATAGTTAAGTTTTGTAAATATTAGACATTTTTGCAAAAGGGTCTGCTACTATACAGACATAGGCACAAAGAAGCTAATAAAACTTCTGTTAAAGGAATTGATTTTGAGCTAGTGCCACCTGCTCTAATCAACATAATGTCTTTGCACGACGACATCATTATAGAGAATTGATGGTATCGCCCCATGACTGTAACTCATGTTCGTTAGGAATGTGTCAGGGTCTGAGCCATAATCAACACCTGAGTCGGCGAAAGGATGTCGCAAACGTAGTTAAGCCATTGTGAGATCGGTGTCCACCTTTAGTTATTTTTTGGCTAATTCTTTTCAAATTTTAGGAGTCCATATCCTTTGTACACTGATTAACCCGCCTCCGCAGGCGGGTGAATTATGCTGTAGACTATTTTGATTTAAACCATTGTTGAATTGAGTTAATTCGTTCTGCTTGGCGTTGAGAACGAATGATATACTGTTCATAAGCCCCATTGAGACGGGCGGTGATTTGATGAGCGAGGGGATGTAAAGTAAGATCAGGATGCCAGAGACGAAGGAGATTTTTATAAGCTTGTTCTACTTTAAACGGGGAAGAAAAGGCGGTAATTCCCAAAACTTTCCACCAGGGTGAGGACACATCAAAAAAATCCTGATTAATAGGGGGGGAGTTTTCAGTAAATAACCATTGTAACCTATCCCAAGGTGTTCGGTAACATATGAGATAAATAGCCTTCATAGAAGCTAAGCCTAGTTTTTGAGTGGCTTGTTGATGCCACTTTTGGAAAGCACATAAATTAGCCCAAGTCCAAACAATAGGGTTATCTTGGGCTAAAGATTCTAAAACGCCCTTTATTATGGGTTGAGGTTCAGGTAAAGTCAGTAATAAGGATAATTCTGGGTTAACTTGATCAGATAAAAGCTGATACTTCCATTCCCAGTAGTTAACCCCTGGTTGGGCTAAATTTTTCCGATAAAAAGCAAGCCAACCTACTTGCCAAATACAAGCAAATGGGGTTACTAAAGAATAATATTGCCCGTTTAAACGACTTTGGGGGATATCTTCTAAAAGACAAGCCAAAGGAGTGAGTAAAGGGGTTGCTAAGGGGTAAAATTGCCCTGTTAAATAACTTTGAGGGATATCTTCTAAAAGACAAGCCAAAGGAATGAGTAAAGGAGTTGCTAAAGGACAAGATTGCCCTGTTAAATAATTTTCAGGGATATCTTCCAAAAGACAAGCAAGAGGAATAGATGGCCACTGACGGGGTTTATAAGGAGAAAATAGCAAACAGATACAACAGAAAAGCAGGCAAAATAGAAGTGTAGGAACCAGGTAATCATTGATAACAGCCAGTAATTCCATGGAAACAATGACTAAAGAGCAATACAAAACATATTACACCAGTAACACGAAAGACGATTTAACTGT is a window of Aphanothece sacrum FPU1 DNA encoding:
- the trpS gene encoding tryptophan--tRNA ligase, with protein sequence MGKQRVLSGVQPTGNLHLGNYLGAIRTWVDIQENYDNFFCVVDLHAITVPHDPKSLAQDTYTIAALYLACGIDLEYSTIFVQSHVTAHSELAWLLNCITPLNWLERMIQFKEKAVKQGENVSVGLLDYPILMAADILLYNADRVPVGEDQKQHLELTRDIAARFNDQFATRQKPVLKIPEPLIRSEGARVMSLTDGTRKMSKSDPSDLSRINLLDPPELIDKKIKRCKTDPVRGLEFDNKDRPECNNLLSLYGLLAGKTKQEVTLECQEMGWGQFKPLLSETTVEALKPIRLKYQEIMDNKDYLDKVLREGKEKAQTVANHTLSEVKKALGYLPSL
- a CDS encoding methylenetetrahydrofolate reductase yields the protein MINRFRQAVQNKEFLITAEITPPKGGNPTRMLDMAKGLKNRVHAVNITDGSRAVLRMSSVAASALLLQYEIEPICQVACRDRNVIGLQSDLMGAYGLGLRNVLALTGDPIKAGDHQKARAVFELESVRLLKLIDNLNRGVDFNNKHLPDDALDLFAGAAVDPQSPSWSGLQRRFDAKLAAGAQFFQSQLITDFDKLDKFMHQLAAKTDKPILAGIFLLKSAKNAKFINNNVPGVAIPDSIIQRLADASDPLQEGVKIAAEQVKLAQQLCQGVHMMAIKREDLIPQILDLAGIFPI
- a CDS encoding J domain-containing protein, which produces MELLAVINDYLVPTLLFCLLFCCICLLFSPYKPRQWPSIPLACLLEDIPENYLTGQSCPLATPLLIPLACLLEDIPQSYLTGQFYPLATPLLTPLACLLEDIPQSRLNGQYYSLVTPFACIWQVGWLAFYRKNLAQPGVNYWEWKYQLLSDQVNPELSLLLTLPEPQPIIKGVLESLAQDNPIVWTWANLCAFQKWHQQATQKLGLASMKAIYLICYRTPWDRLQWLFTENSPPINQDFFDVSSPWWKVLGITAFSSPFKVEQAYKNLLRLWHPDLTLHPLAHQITARLNGAYEQYIIRSQRQAERINSIQQWFKSK